From the Lactobacillus johnsonii genome, the window AGATATATTGGTTGGTAGTCAACTAACTCTTTGGATAATTCTGGGAAATATTCTGTGGGGAGCGATTTTTGCTTACTTAATGTTTAAATTATTAAAAAGAATGCAAATGCGGAAGGATCATAAAAGGAAAGGTACAGATGAAATTTATTGAAGCTAGCAAGAAGAAAGATGCCCATACTGAGGAATGGATCGTAATTATTCTCAGTGTGATCTTTGCATATTTGATTAATAAACTATTTTTATCTTTGACTAATAGTACTAGTATTACAGCAAGTCTTGTAGTTCTAATTGCGAGCATGAGTATTTTTTCAATCACTTACTATTATGGTAAAGATAAACTCCAACAAAGATTAAAAAGCAAAAAGTAAGAACCAAATTGGTTGTAAAAAGGGCTAAATCTGTTAAATTATCATTTTTATTAAAAAATTATAGTAAAATTAATAAATGAATGATAATATTTAAACAATATAATCCTTTGGAGGACAAAAACATGAAAAATGAATTGGCACAAGTATTGAATGATTTCATTTCACTTGCTAAGACTCATTATGATCGAAAAGGTAACGAATACTTATTAGAACAATTAGAGATTGCCTTAGATAAGACGAATAACAATGTTCAAGATGCGGTAAACGAAGCACGAACAACCTATCAAAATGTGAATACGATTTGTTTAGTAAACCATCTCCATTTAGAAAAAGATGAAGAGGCATTACTTGAAAAAATTAAAGAAATTTCAATGAGTAAAGGCTGGCTTGGTGGCTTAAACAGCTGGAATACTACCAATACTTGGCCTGGAAGGTAGGAATGAAAATGCAAGCTTTTTATTATGCAATGCCAACTTTAGCAGTAATTGTAATTGCAGCATATATTTTTACTTCAGTTAAGATTCATAAGTTTATCTGGTTTTCACCAGTTGTTTATTTAGCTTTGATAGGAAGTATAGGACTCTGGATTAAAATTGGTACAAATATTTTTTCTACCTCAGAAACTGGAGTTTTCGGATTGCTTACACTAGAAGCAATTCTCTTAGAGGGAATTATTGAAGAATATAGATATCAAAAACAGAATCTTGAAAAGAATGAAGAGTAGCAAAGTAGCTACTCTTTTTTAATATATCAACTTTATGTGCATCTTTTCTCAAAGTGAACTAAAATGGAGCTGGAAAAAGGAATAGAAGTGATAACTTTGACTGAAAAAGATGATGAAGACGATGAGATAATTAAGGTAGCTCAATTATCTGTCGAAGATGCATTAAAAGAATTAAATACAGAGCAAGCTGGTTTAACTATTGATGAAGTACATACCTTGCAGCAAACATATGGAAAAAATGTTTTTGCTAAAGCAAAACAAGAACCACTGTGGAAGAAGTTTATAGCTAACTTTACAAGCTTAATGGCGATTTTACTTTGGGTAGCAGGGATAATAGCTTTCTGCGCAAATTTAGTACAACTAGGAATTGCCATTTGGGCTGTAAACATTATTAATGGGATTTTTAGTTTTTGGCAGGAATTTCAAGCTGATAAGGCAACCGAAGCTTTAGCGAATATGTTACCTTCATATACTCGTGTTGTGAGAAATGGTAAAGAAGAAAAAATTCTAGCTAAAGACTTAGTACCAGGTGACATAGTTAAACTAGAAGAGGGAGACGATATTCCAGCTGATATTCGTGTGATTGCAGCAACAAGTGCTCAAGTGGATCAATCATCCCTAACTGGTGAAGTAAATCCAGTGCATAAAGATGCACATCGAATTGAAAACGTCGAAAAGAAAAATCATGCTGATCTTAATAACATGATTTTTTCTGGTACAAACATGATGAAAGGAAATGTTACAGGTGCTGTTGTTAAGACAGGAATGAATACTGACTTTGGTAAAATTGCTGAATTGACACAAAATGTTAAGCAACAAAAGAGTCCACTTGAAAAAGAACTTGATACTTTAACGAAACAAATTTCAATTCTAGCAATTTCTATTGGTATTATTTTCTTCTTAGTTGCAACTTTCTTTGTACATTATCCTTTAGTAAAAGCCTTTGTTTTTGCTTTAGGGATGATTGTGGCTTTTATTCCAGAAGGATTAGAGCCAACTGTTACATTGTCCTTAGCCGGAGCAGTTCAAAGAATGGCAAAAAAGCATGCCTTGATTAAGCGTTTATCTAGTGTTGAAACGCTAGGGTCAACTTCTGTCATTTGTTCTGATAAAACAGGTACTTTAACTAAGAACGAAATGACCGTAAAAGAACTTTGGACTTTAGAGAAGAGCTATCATGTTTCTGGTGAAGGTTATGCAGTGCGGGGTCATATTAAAGAAGGACCAACGCATATTTTTGCAAAAGATAATGACACCTTGAAGGAAGTATTACTTGGTGGTGTTTTTGCAGATAATGCAAGAATTCAAAAGCCTAATCAGCAACATTCACGCTACCAAATCTTAGGTGATCCAACTGAAGCTTGTCTTGAAGTCGTTGCAAGGAAAGGAAAGATAGATGTTGAAGCAGAAGTAGAAAAAACGCCACGCGTTAAAGAATTGCCATTTGATTCAAGTAGAAAAATGATGACAGTGATTCAGAGCTCCGATGGTACACACCGTTTCAATACCTATACTAAGGGTGCCCCAAATTGTGTGGTTGATAAATGTACTTCTTACCTATGTGATGGTAAAATTCAGCCTATTACCCAGGAAATAAAAGATAAGATTATGCGAGCAAATGACGGCTATGCTAAAGATGGCTTGCGTGTCTTAGCAGTTGCTGGCCGTAATCTTGATCAAAAGATAATGGATAATTTAGATCTTGCAACAATTGATACAGTTGAAAGAGATCTCACCTTCTTAGGGTTAACCGTTATGATGGATCCGCCAAGAGCCGAAGTTTATAAGGCGGCACGTGAATGCCGCAAGGCTGGAATTAAAGTTACGATGGTTACTGGTGACTATGGTTTGACCGCTAAGAGTATTGCTCGTGAAATTGGCTTGACTGATCCGGATAAACCGCTGACAGTCATTACTGGGGATGCTTTAAAGACGATGCCTGATGAAGAGTTAAGACATTATCTTGAAGGTGAAGTTGTTTTTGCTAGAATGGCCCCTGAACAAAAATACCGTGTTGTTTCGATGTATGAAAAAATGGGTAAAATCGTTGCTGCTACTGGAGATGGCGTTAATGACGCACCTGCTTTAAAGAAAGCAAATATTGGTATCGCTATGGGTGGAACGGGTACTGATGTTGCAAAAGAAGCAGCCGATATGATTTTGACTGATGATAATTTTGCTTCTATTATAGGTGCTATTAAAGAAGGACGCGGTGTATACAGCAATATTCGTAAGTTTTTAATTTACATTTTGAACTCAAATATGCCTGAAGCCGTTCCATCTGTTCTGTTCTTACTTTCAGGTGGGGCAATTCCATTGGCTTTGACTGTAATGGAAATTTTATTTATTGATCTAGGTACTGACATGATTCCAGCTCTAGGTTTAGGACGAGAAGATCCTGAAAAAGGAATTATGGATCGGCCTCCAAGATCACCAAAGGATCATTTGATTAATAAAGATGTCTTGGCAAAAGCCTTTCTCTGGTATGGTTTAATTGCTTCGATAATTGCGACAGCTGCCTTCTTCATTGCGAACTTTTATCGTGGTCATATTTTTCCTAATTTGCCAGCAAGCGGCTGGGACTATCGCCAAGCAACTACTGTAACTTTAGCGGCAATTATTTTTTGTCAGATTGCGGCAGTCTTAAATATTCGGTATGCTAGACAGTCAATGTTTAACAAATATTTCTTTAAGAATTCGATGATTTTTATTGGGATCATTATGGAAATTGTCTTACTGCTATGCATTTCTTATGTGCCAGTCTTTCAGTCATTTTTTGGTACGGAGCCGCTTAATGCACATGATTGGATTATGTTAGTATGTATTCCGTTGCCTCTGATTTT encodes:
- a CDS encoding bacteriocin immunity protein, whose amino-acid sequence is MKNELAQVLNDFISLAKTHYDRKGNEYLLEQLEIALDKTNNNVQDAVNEARTTYQNVNTICLVNHLHLEKDEEALLEKIKEISMSKGWLGGLNSWNTTNTWPGR
- a CDS encoding cation-translocating P-type ATPase, with product MELEKGIEVITLTEKDDEDDEIIKVAQLSVEDALKELNTEQAGLTIDEVHTLQQTYGKNVFAKAKQEPLWKKFIANFTSLMAILLWVAGIIAFCANLVQLGIAIWAVNIINGIFSFWQEFQADKATEALANMLPSYTRVVRNGKEEKILAKDLVPGDIVKLEEGDDIPADIRVIAATSAQVDQSSLTGEVNPVHKDAHRIENVEKKNHADLNNMIFSGTNMMKGNVTGAVVKTGMNTDFGKIAELTQNVKQQKSPLEKELDTLTKQISILAISIGIIFFLVATFFVHYPLVKAFVFALGMIVAFIPEGLEPTVTLSLAGAVQRMAKKHALIKRLSSVETLGSTSVICSDKTGTLTKNEMTVKELWTLEKSYHVSGEGYAVRGHIKEGPTHIFAKDNDTLKEVLLGGVFADNARIQKPNQQHSRYQILGDPTEACLEVVARKGKIDVEAEVEKTPRVKELPFDSSRKMMTVIQSSDGTHRFNTYTKGAPNCVVDKCTSYLCDGKIQPITQEIKDKIMRANDGYAKDGLRVLAVAGRNLDQKIMDNLDLATIDTVERDLTFLGLTVMMDPPRAEVYKAARECRKAGIKVTMVTGDYGLTAKSIAREIGLTDPDKPLTVITGDALKTMPDEELRHYLEGEVVFARMAPEQKYRVVSMYEKMGKIVAATGDGVNDAPALKKANIGIAMGGTGTDVAKEAADMILTDDNFASIIGAIKEGRGVYSNIRKFLIYILNSNMPEAVPSVLFLLSGGAIPLALTVMEILFIDLGTDMIPALGLGREDPEKGIMDRPPRSPKDHLINKDVLAKAFLWYGLIASIIATAAFFIANFYRGHIFPNLPASGWDYRQATTVTLAAIIFCQIAAVLNIRYARQSMFNKYFFKNSMIFIGIIMEIVLLLCISYVPVFQSFFGTEPLNAHDWIMLVCIPLPLILIDELRKWILRKESKNK